DNA from Methanomicrobia archaeon:
CACGGCGAGCACGGCCGCATTCGTGCCGTTGTCGATACCCACTACGCCTACCGGCACGCCCGGGGGCATTTGAACCATGGACAGGAGCGCATCCATGCCCCTTAACGGCCCGCTTACCGGAACGCCGATGACTGGCTTATCCGTTTTCGACGCGATGATCCCCGGCAAAGCCGCCGCGAGCCCTGCAATCGCTATGAATACCGCGACATCGCCGCTCTCCTTCAAATAGCAATCCAGCTCTTCTGGGTTCCGGTGCGCGGAGAGCACCTGCACATCGTAAGGAATGTTGTGCTCTTCCAATACCGCGATCGCTTTATCCGCCACCGCTTGATCGCTCTTCGAGCCCATTACGATAGCTACTTTAGTCATGATCTTTCGGATTGCGCATTTAGGTTTAGGCCTTTATCCGCTCCTCCATCACCTCGGTGAACTCTTCTGGATCCTTTATCCGTTTCAGCTCGTCTTTTCCGATTAACACGGTATCATCTATCTGCACGTATTTGACATTCCCGTTCACGACGAATACCGACTTCGTTCTCGTAACCTGCGATAAGCTGCTCACTATCCTCGCCCGTTTTATCATGCGCTCGGTATATTCGCTTACGCCGGTAAGGATCTTCGGACATTCGACTCGCGCTTTCGACGGCGGCTCAGGGAACGAAACAGCGCTAAAAGGAGCGTAAGACGTCGTAAAAATTTCAAAGCCGATCTCTTCCATCATACCCAAAATGCGCTTCTCCAAGCTCGAAATCGCTTCGTCCGCGCCCTCTTTTAATACCTCCGCGGAAGGTTCCTCTGATTCGGCATTTAAGAGCTCTAAAGGCACTATGAGTACGGTATCTAAGATCTCCTCGAGTTTCAGCGCGATGTCGATGGTCGTACTCATGCCGCCCTCTTCGTATTTGCTCACGCTCCTCCGCGAGATGCCTAATTCCGAGGCGATATCGCCCAGGGACAATTCCTTCTTCTCCCGCGCCGTCTTCATCGCTGCCCCGTCGATATTGACATACACGCCGCCGGTGGCCGAATAAACGTAGGGATCCACGCCCTCCACAAAGTAATCGTAAAGTGTATGCGGGTTTAAAGCAGGGATACCGTATCGATGATAGACCACATCGTCTTCCAGAAAGGACACGCCTTTTCGCTCGCCGATGACCAGCGGAGACGCGAGTAAGCAAAATGCCGCGCGTTTTATGCTCTTCGCTACGTCTTCGTTAAGGCCGTCTATATTACGCATTATCTTCGCCAGCAGGGTCACTTCGCTTCGTCGCGCCGCTAAATCGAAACTCCGCGCCTCACATCTCTGTGATACGATAAAGCCCGCATCCTGCAATATTCCCAATACCTGAGAGATCAGATCGTCCTTCATCTGGCCTTCAACGAGCTAGCTTTGTCCGAGGATGATAGTTCCCGTGCCCGCTTTGTTGCTTCACTTACCGCTTCCATCAGCGCTGCCTTTACACCGACCGTGTCCATCACACGAAGCCCGCGTATCGTCGTCCCACCGGGAGAAGCAGTCCGATGTGTTATCGAAGACGGCTCGTTACCTGCAAGGATCATCTTCGCAGCGCCCAGGGCGGTCTGGGCAGAGATCGAAAGCGCCACATCATAGGGCAAGCCCTCGTAGACGCCGCCTTCAGACATTGCCTCGATCACTGCGGCGAAGAAAGCGATGCCACTGCCGCTTAATCCCGTAACAATATCAAGATCGCTCTCTTTCAAGCTATAAACGGCACCGAGCGCACTGAAGATCTCCCGTGCGAGCTCCACATCCTCTTCTCCTGCGTACGCGCCTTTACAAATCGCCGTTACGGATTCACCCACGAGCACGCCGATATTCGGCATCACTCGGATTACCTTCTTGCCTGTGCCCAGGGCACTCTCGATCGCGTGCGTTGGTACGCCAGCAGCTACCGATATGATTATTTTACTCCCAGATATGAACGGTGCAATCTCCTCCACGACCCTCTGTACATCGTTTGGCTTAACGGCCAAAATGGTCACGTCTGATTGCTCCGCGACCTCGCCGTTGCTCTCGCAGACGACGACGCGCGATTCTGAGTCGCCCACAAAGGATTCGAGACTTGCCTTCCGTACGTCGCTGATAAAAATCCGCTCGTTCAATCCGCCGCCGTTATCAGCAGCAAGAAGCCCCCGCAGAATAGACGCCCCTATGTTGCCCACGCCGATAATGCCGATTTTCTTCCCCTCGACCACGCTCACGTTCATTCCTTCAATGGATTTATAAGCACAACATTATTGCCACGGAGTATAACAGAGCCCAGAGAGCGTTTCTTTTCGCCTTGCAAGATCTCGCTCGCACCGCTCAAATGCAGATTCAAATAGTCATCAACCGATGTCAGCACGCCCTCCAGCACGCACTGCTCACCCTTCATCTCTACGTGTATCTCTCTTCCCACCAGACTCTGAACTTTTTTGTTTGGAAACATAGCTTCAACTCCTCTTATCTTTTCTATTTTACTTCCTTATTTAAAAACCATGCTCCATGAGCTTGTGGTTACCGGTAAAATCGTAAATCCTGAAGGGATACACGAGGCTCAGATCGGCATTGACGGGGCGTTTATTACCGCGTTGAAAAAGCAGGGTTTACGCGGCGAGCGGGAAATAGACGCGCGGGGATGTCTCATCTTTCCGGGATTTATTGATATGCACGTGCATTTACGGGAAGACGGCAGTCACAAGTGGGGTTACAAGGAAGATTTCACGTCGGGCACTGCGGCTGCGCTTCACGGCGGTGTAACGACCGTCGTTGACATGCCCAACACCCCGTTGCCCGGCATAACTGCCGAGCGGATACGAGAGAAGAAGGAACTCGCTCGCACAAAGTCGAAAGGCTTGCTTGACATTCTTTTCTGCGGTGCTGTAGCAGAATCCAATCTGAAGACGCTTGCGGATATGCAAGAAGACGTTGTAGCATATAAGATCTACCTTGCCAGGACGGGCGGGTTATACATAGATGAGAAAACGTTACCACACGCACTTACGGCGGTAGAAGCGACTTCTAAACCCGCCGTCATCCATTGTGAAGACCAGCATATCATAGACCGTAAGCAAGAAGAATCGCGATCACGAGGCGGCGGTGGGAAGAACCATGGGGAACTCCATTCAGAGCTAAGACCCGCGGAAGCTGAGTTGTCCGCGGTCAGAAACGTTTTATCCGCCGCTTCTACTGCACGAGAATTTAAAATAAGCATCGCACACATCTCCGTTTCCGAGACCGTAAGCCTCCTGAGGCAACACAAAAACGTGCACGGCGAGGTCACGCCGCATCACTTGTTCTTCACCAGAGACGATCTATTGTCGAAGAAGGCGTTTTTAAAGACGAATCCACCGCTGCGAACGGAAGCGAACAGGCAGCGACTGCTGACTGCATTCAAAGCGGGCGCAATCGATTTCTTAGCGACCGATCACGCACCGCACACGCAGGAGGAGAAGGCACACGACATCTTAGATGCGCCTGCCGGCGTTCCACATTTGGATACGTACGGTAATTTCGTGTCATGGTTGATTGCGCGTTGCGATGTCTCGCCAACTCTCATGGCACGCGTCTGCTCGTTCAATCCTGCGCGCTTTCTGGGCTTGAACGATAGAGGCAGGATAGAAGTAGGTAAGCGGGCGAATCTGACCATCCTGGATTTACAGAAGCCCGTTAAAATCAGCAGTGATCGGTTATATACAAAATGCGGGTGGTCGCCGTTTGAAGGGTACGAGTTTCCGGGTGCGGTGCGGCATACCATTTCCAGTGGCGTCGTTGCGACCGAATACGATGAAGTCTTTTGACGTATCTATCCTATCGCTCCAGCGTAAAAGCATAAAAATTGCTAGAGGTTTGTTTACTATGACTAAGGTACACACGAGTAACGTACTACTATGAGCGCTATTATAGTGACCATTGTTGCTGCACTCTGGCTGATGCTGCCGGCGTACGTAACGAATTCGAGCGCGGCGTTCTTTGGCGGCAAGACGCCCATTGACCGGGGCATGTATTGGGGTACGAGCAGGTTACTGGGTGATGGCAAGACGTATGAAGGCCTCGTAAAGGGCATCGCGTGCGGCATCCTCGTCGGCATCGTTCAGACCCTTTTTGCGGGCACTTATGTGGATATGCCTTCTTTCGGTACCTTTCCGTTCTTTTTCGTGACACTCATCTGCCTGTCGGCAGGAGCCATGCTTGGCGATCTGCTCGGTAGTTTTGCAAAACGGCGAGTCGGGCTGAAACGAGGTGCGTCTCTACCGCTGGTGGATCAGCTCGATTTCGTGGTTGGCGCCTGGCTGCTTTTGTTCCTCTTCGCCCGCACGTGGTTTCGTAACGCCTTCTCACTGGAGGTGATCATTGTGGTGGTTCTTATCACCCCGCTCTTGCATCTGCTTACCAATTACATCGGCTTCAAGATAGGAAGGAAGCAAGTTCCGTGGTGAATCGACGAACGGTGCTAAAAACCGTCGCGTCATTGGACGCGACGATATTAAACGGCCGCCGGTGAAAAAAGCGCAATGTTTAATTAGAAGGTCGGCATACATCTTTTACAATTATGGGTAAGACGAAGAAGGCCGAAGGCGAGGAGGAAGGAATAAGGATAGCCCAGGTTTCGTGTGGCACACTCTACGGTAATGTGCAGCACGAGATAGAGAAGGCTGCAGCGGAAGTGGGTGCAGAGCTCTTCGTGCCCGAAATTGATCTGGATTATCTCAAGGCAAAGGTGGAC
Protein-coding regions in this window:
- a CDS encoding LSM domain-containing protein; this translates as MFPNKKVQSLVGREIHVEMKGEQCVLEGVLTSVDDYLNLHLSGASEILQGEKKRSLGSVILRGNNVVLINPLKE
- a CDS encoding CDP-2,3-bis-(O-geranylgeranyl)-sn-glycerol synthase; the protein is MSAIIVTIVAALWLMLPAYVTNSSAAFFGGKTPIDRGMYWGTSRLLGDGKTYEGLVKGIACGILVGIVQTLFAGTYVDMPSFGTFPFFFVTLICLSAGAMLGDLLGSFAKRRVGLKRGASLPLVDQLDFVVGAWLLLFLFARTWFRNAFSLEVIIVVVLITPLLHLLTNYIGFKIGRKQVPW
- the proC gene encoding pyrroline-5-carboxylate reductase, which gives rise to MNVSVVEGKKIGIIGVGNIGASILRGLLAADNGGGLNERIFISDVRKASLESFVGDSESRVVVCESNGEVAEQSDVTILAVKPNDVQRVVEEIAPFISGSKIIISVAAGVPTHAIESALGTGKKVIRVMPNIGVLVGESVTAICKGAYAGEEDVELAREIFSALGAVYSLKESDLDIVTGLSGSGIAFFAAVIEAMSEGGVYEGLPYDVALSISAQTALGAAKMILAGNEPSSITHRTASPGGTTIRGLRVMDTVGVKAALMEAVSEATKRARELSSSDKASSLKAR
- the purE gene encoding 5-(carboxyamino)imidazole ribonucleotide mutase, giving the protein MTKVAIVMGSKSDQAVADKAIAVLEEHNIPYDVQVLSAHRNPEELDCYLKESGDVAVFIAIAGLAAALPGIIASKTDKPVIGVPVSGPLRGMDALLSMVQMPPGVPVGVVGIDNGTNAAVLAVRIVRAR
- a CDS encoding dihydroorotase family protein produces the protein MLHELVVTGKIVNPEGIHEAQIGIDGAFITALKKQGLRGEREIDARGCLIFPGFIDMHVHLREDGSHKWGYKEDFTSGTAAALHGGVTTVVDMPNTPLPGITAERIREKKELARTKSKGLLDILFCGAVAESNLKTLADMQEDVVAYKIYLARTGGLYIDEKTLPHALTAVEATSKPAVIHCEDQHIIDRKQEESRSRGGGGKNHGELHSELRPAEAELSAVRNVLSAASTAREFKISIAHISVSETVSLLRQHKNVHGEVTPHHLFFTRDDLLSKKAFLKTNPPLRTEANRQRLLTAFKAGAIDFLATDHAPHTQEEKAHDILDAPAGVPHLDTYGNFVSWLIARCDVSPTLMARVCSFNPARFLGLNDRGRIEVGKRANLTILDLQKPVKISSDRLYTKCGWSPFEGYEFPGAVRHTISSGVVATEYDEVF
- a CDS encoding transcriptional regulator — translated: MKDDLISQVLGILQDAGFIVSQRCEARSFDLAARRSEVTLLAKIMRNIDGLNEDVAKSIKRAAFCLLASPLVIGERKGVSFLEDDVVYHRYGIPALNPHTLYDYFVEGVDPYVYSATGGVYVNIDGAAMKTAREKKELSLGDIASELGISRRSVSKYEEGGMSTTIDIALKLEEILDTVLIVPLELLNAESEEPSAEVLKEGADEAISSLEKRILGMMEEIGFEIFTTSYAPFSAVSFPEPPSKARVECPKILTGVSEYTERMIKRARIVSSLSQVTRTKSVFVVNGNVKYVQIDDTVLIGKDELKRIKDPEEFTEVMEERIKA